A window of Halobacillus naozhouensis genomic DNA:
AGCTGGAAGCGATTGTTTATGATGCTCAGTCCTTGAAAGAAAAGCGTTCCGTTATCAAAAGAGTACAAACGAGGCTGAAGAATGAATTTAATGTAGCTGTCAGTGAACTGGATCATCAGGATCTCTGGCAGCGGACATGTATAGGAATCGTGACCATAGCTAGCAGCAAAGTCATCGCAGAGCAGACGATCCAGCAAGCTTTAGCCTTTGTGGATTCTTTTCCTGAATTAGAACGAACAGAAACAGTCCAAGAATGGTTGTAGACGTTTAGTTTTTGAAGAGGTGAAGAAAGAATGAATGATCTAAGAGCTAACCGTGTCGGTGAGCAAATGAAGAAAGAAATGAGCGATATTATCAGCAAGAAGATTAAAGACCCTCGTGTGGGCTTTGTTACGGTTACAGAGGTAAAAGTAACCGGAGATCTTCAACAAGCTAAGGTCTATATTTCTGTACTTGGTGATGATAAACAAAAACATGATACACTCGTTGGTTTAGCTAAAGCAAAAGGCTTTATACGTTCTGAAATTGGGCAGAGAATCCGTTTGCGCAAAACGCCGGAAATCATGTTTGAATTTGATGAGGCAATTGAGCGAGGTAATCGTATCGAAACAATTTTAAAGGATTTAAATGATACTGATAGTTAAAGAAAAAGGACTGAATGGCTTAAGTATCACTTAAGTATTCAGGTAGATGTGCACAAAAGAATCCGTGCTGTGATAAGCACGGATTCTCTCTGTATAAATATGGACTGTGGGGTGGAATTCATGCATGGTATTCTCCCATTATGGAAAGAGAAAGGCTATACTTCTCATGATTGTGTAAGTAAAGCGCGTGGTATGTTACATACTCGAAAAATCGGGCATACAGGGACACTGGATCCAGATGTGGAAGGTGTTCTCCCGCTATGCGTAGGGAAAGCAACTAAAATCGTGCCTTTTTTAACAGATACGGAAAAAGTCTATGAAGCGACTGTGACCCTGGGGACTTCCACGGAAACAGAGGATGCAAGTGGTGAGGTGATCGAACGTAAGCCTGTATCCGAAGCGATTCCACTTGAACGAATAGAAGGAATTCTAGAGCAGTTTACTGGTGAAATCAACCAAATCCCTCCGATGTATTCAGCCGTAAAAGTAGAGGGGAAGCGCCTGTATCAATATGCACGCGAAGGAATTAAAGTAGAAAGACCACAGCGTAAAGTTGTTATTTCGGACATTGAATTGCTTGATCATGAGGTATCTCATGCAAATGGTCAACTATCCTTTTCCATTCGTGTTGTTTGCTCAAAAGGGACGTACATTCGCACACTTTGTGTAGATATTGGCAAAGCACTAGGTTTTCCGGCGCACATGTCTGCACTTGTGAGGTTAAAAACGGGTGCGATCTCCAAAGAGAATTGTCTAACTTTTGATCAGGTTCAAGAAGCCATTGACCATGGTAATGGGGAAAAATTGCTTCTGCCCCTTTCGAAAGGGCTGGAACACATTGATACCTATCACATACCACAAGATCAAAGACAAGCGATAAAGCACGGTCAAGTGCTGTCGAAGCCAAACGAGCTTACGGCCTCTATTTTCAGGGTGATGTGTGAGCAAGAAGTGTTAGCTATTTATCAAATACACCCAACAAAACCGGATCGCATTAAACCCGTTCGAGTATTTTAAACTTTACTCAAATAAAGCAGGTGAGTAATATGAAAACAATTGAATTATCCGAGTCATTACCGAAACACGATCTCCACTTAGAACCAAGTTCTGTTGCTGTCGGTTTTTTTGATGGGGTGCATAAAGGTCACCAAGAAGTTATCAGAACCGCCCAGGATAGGGCGAGAAAGCTTGGCATACAAACGGCTGTGATGACGTTTGATCCTCATCCTTCTGTCGTTTTGAATAAAAAAGTACAACATGCCCGCTATATTACTCCACTATCTGAAAAGGAGGATATTTTGGATGGGATGGGGATTGATTACTTATTCGTCGTTCGATTTGATCAGTCGTTAGCTGCTCTTCCCCCGGATCAATTTGTCGATGAATACTTTGTTGGATTAAACATTAAACACGTCGTGGCAGGCTTTGACTTCAGTTATGGGCATAAAGGCAAAGGCTCAATGGAGACGCTTCCTCAGCACGCAAAAGGCAGATTGACGTACACTGTGGTTGATCGGATCGATCAAGATCATACTAAGGTAAGTTCTACGAGAATACGTGAGCTTCTGAAGGAAGGAAATGTATCGGCTGTAAATGAATTGCTGGGACGTGAATTTAATGTAGAAGGAACAGTGGTTCCTGGTGACAGAAGAGGACGAACAATCGGCTATCCGACAGCGAATATTACCGATATGGAGGAACAGTACGTACCCAAGACCGGTGTTTATGCTGTTACAGTTGGATATCAAGGAGAAAGATATTATGGAATGGCTAACCTCGGGGTAAAACCAACCTTTCAACCGGAAGGCAGCAACCCAGCCCTGGAAGTGCATGTCTTTGATTTTGACGATGATTTATATGGCACTCGTATAAAAGTCTTTTTCCATCAATTTATACGAGATGAACAGAAATTTGATGGCGTTGAGGAGGTTACCGCTCAGCTTCATACAGACGAAAAGGAGATTCGCCGTTATTTTGAGCTGTAACATAGTTTCCTCTTGCATTTTAGCGATAAAGATTGTACGCTTTAATATGGAACCTTCGCTTGGCGGCGCGTTACTCCGACGTCCGCTCGGGGATAGGGAATTTTAAATATTTCAGGAGGTGTAGCTATAATGGCTATCACACAGGAACGTAAACAAGAACTGATCAATGAGTATAAAACTCATGATAATGACACAGGTTCTGCGGAAGTACAAATTGCTGTACTTACTGAACAAATCACGAATTTGAACGGTCACCTGCGTACACACAAGCAGGATCATCATTCTCGTCGTGGCTTGCTTAAAATGGTAGGTAAACGCCGTAACTTGCTTAACTACCTACGTAATAAAGATATTACACGTTACCGTGAGTTAATTAAGAGTCTTGGCTTGCGTCGTTAATGTAGTAGGATTGAAAAAGCGGGAGTTATTCCCGCTTTTTCTGTATGTTTACATACAGTAGGGTGTAAACTCAAAGAGTAGGCTCTATTTTAATTTATTGTTTTGAGAGGAGTAAAGTGCTTTATGGCAGAAGAAAAGCAAGTTTTTTCAATTGAAGTAGCAGGCCGTACATTCTCTGTTGAAGTAGGAGAATTGGCTAAACAAGCCAATGGAGCTGCTATGATTAGCTATGGCGATACATCCGTTCTTTCAACCGCAACCGGTTCTAAAGAACCAAAGGATTTGCCATTTTTCCCATTAACGGTGAACTATGAAGAGCGCTTATATGCTGTTGGAAAGATTCCGGGAGGATTTATCAAACGAGAGGGACGCCCGAGTGAAAAAGCGATCCTGGCTTCTCGCCTCATTGACCGCCCAATTCGCCCGATGTTCCCTGATGGTTTCCGAAATGATGTACAAGTTATCAGTACGGTCATGAGCGTAGATCAGAACTGTTCTTCAGAAATGGCCGCAATGCTTGGGTCTTCTATTGCTTTAGGGATTTCAGATATCCCATTTGGCGGTCCAATTGCCGGGGCGATCATTGGAAGAGTCGATGGCGAGTTAATCATTAATCCAACAGTGGAGCAGCAGGAGAAAAGCGATATTGACTTAACTGTTGCCGGAACAAAAGATGCAATTAACATGGTTGAGGCAGGGGCGCAGGAAGTAACTGAGGAAGACATGTTAGAAGCGATCATGTTCGGTCATGAAGAAATCAAGCGCTTAGTTGCCTTTCAGGAAGAGATTATTGATGCAGTTGGAAAAGAAAAAATGGACGTGCAATTGTTTGATCTTGATCAGGAGCTTAAAGATAAGGTTGAAGCAGAGGCAACGGATTCATTAGTGGCTGCGATTAAAACAGAAGAAAAGAAAGCTCGTGAGGAAGCTATCGACGAGGCGAAAAAAGCTATTGTTAAAGCTTACGAAGAAATGGAAGCCGATGAAGAAACGATGAAGCAGGTTAACACTATTTTAGAAAACATCGTCAAATCAGAGGTGCGCCGTCTAATTACGAAAGATAAAATTCGTCCAGATGGCCGCGGAGTCGATGAGATTCGCCCATTATCCTCTAAAGTAGGCGTGTTACCGCGTACCCACGG
This region includes:
- the rpsO gene encoding 30S ribosomal protein S15, whose translation is MAITQERKQELINEYKTHDNDTGSAEVQIAVLTEQITNLNGHLRTHKQDHHSRRGLLKMVGKRRNLLNYLRNKDITRYRELIKSLGLRR
- the rbfA gene encoding 30S ribosome-binding factor RbfA — encoded protein: MNDLRANRVGEQMKKEMSDIISKKIKDPRVGFVTVTEVKVTGDLQQAKVYISVLGDDKQKHDTLVGLAKAKGFIRSEIGQRIRLRKTPEIMFEFDEAIERGNRIETILKDLNDTDS
- a CDS encoding DUF503 domain-containing protein; amino-acid sequence: MILSAELEAIVYDAQSLKEKRSVIKRVQTRLKNEFNVAVSELDHQDLWQRTCIGIVTIASSKVIAEQTIQQALAFVDSFPELERTETVQEWL
- the truB gene encoding tRNA pseudouridine(55) synthase TruB, which codes for MHGILPLWKEKGYTSHDCVSKARGMLHTRKIGHTGTLDPDVEGVLPLCVGKATKIVPFLTDTEKVYEATVTLGTSTETEDASGEVIERKPVSEAIPLERIEGILEQFTGEINQIPPMYSAVKVEGKRLYQYAREGIKVERPQRKVVISDIELLDHEVSHANGQLSFSIRVVCSKGTYIRTLCVDIGKALGFPAHMSALVRLKTGAISKENCLTFDQVQEAIDHGNGEKLLLPLSKGLEHIDTYHIPQDQRQAIKHGQVLSKPNELTASIFRVMCEQEVLAIYQIHPTKPDRIKPVRVF
- a CDS encoding bifunctional riboflavin kinase/FAD synthetase, encoding MKTIELSESLPKHDLHLEPSSVAVGFFDGVHKGHQEVIRTAQDRARKLGIQTAVMTFDPHPSVVLNKKVQHARYITPLSEKEDILDGMGIDYLFVVRFDQSLAALPPDQFVDEYFVGLNIKHVVAGFDFSYGHKGKGSMETLPQHAKGRLTYTVVDRIDQDHTKVSSTRIRELLKEGNVSAVNELLGREFNVEGTVVPGDRRGRTIGYPTANITDMEEQYVPKTGVYAVTVGYQGERYYGMANLGVKPTFQPEGSNPALEVHVFDFDDDLYGTRIKVFFHQFIRDEQKFDGVEEVTAQLHTDEKEIRRYFEL